GCGGAGATCGAGGTTCCGACTCTAAGAGGAAAAGCCAAACTGAAGATTCCGCCGGGAACTCCGGCGGGAAAAAGTTTTACCCTGAAGGGATACGGGATGCCCATTCTCCAAGGGATCGGCCGAGGGGACCAAAAGGTGAAGTTACAGGTAGAAATCCCCAGTAAGTTAAACCAGCGCCAGCGGGAAATATTAGATGAGTTTAACCAAATTTGCGCGGGAGCAAAAAAGGCCCGGAGCGAAGGTTCGGCCAGCAGTTAAAAATTATTTTATTTTTCCTCCTCTTTTTCCGCTTTTTCTTCCTTTTTGCCAAAGAATTTAGCTATCCAGATGGACCCCTCATACATGGCCAGCAGCGGCCCAGCCAAAAGGAGCTGGGAAACCAAATCAGGGGGCGTTAGAACAGCTGCAGCAACGAAAATGACCAGGACAGCATATTTTCGGTTTCGGGAAAGGATCGAGGATGAAACGACCCCCATGCGTGCTAAAAAAAGAATCAATGCTGGCCACTGGAACAACAGGCCGAAGGCCAGGAGAAGTTTGATGGTAAAAGCGAGGTAATCCTTGATGGCTGGGAGCGGGCGGATCGTTTCGGAGGCGAAGCTTAGGAAAAAACGAAAGACCACCGGAAAGACAATATAGTAACAGAAAAAGGCACCGCCAACGAAGAAGACTGAAGAAACGATCAAATAAGGGAAAATGTATTTTTTTTCCCGCTGGTAAAGTCCGGGGGAGACGAAAGCCCAGATCTGGTAAAGAATAAAAGGGGAAGAAAAAAAGATCCCGGCCAAGAACGCTGCTTTCAAATAAGTGAAAAAAGCATCGGGAACGGCGGTAAAAACTAACGTGCTGCCCTGGGGCAAAATCTGGACGAGGGGGCGCATTAAGATTTCTACGATCGGTTTAATAAAAGCGTAACAAAGCGCAAAAGCTACGCCGATGGCCAGGAAGGAATAAATCAACCTCTTGCGCAGTTCCTCCAGGTGCGCGGTAAGGGGGAGTTTCTTATCAGACATTTCAGACGGATTCTTTGGTGATGACAGGTTGGTTTTCTTCCTTTGGCGGGGGAGTGGTTTGGGCGATGGTCTGCTCGGAAGGCACGCCTGCCGGAGGTTCGGCGATCTCTATTTTCCCTCTCTCCAAATTATCCAGGAAAGGATCATGGGCCGCAATGGGTTCAGTTGAAGATTCTTTCAATTCGGGGGGGGACACATCAGCATCGACCCCGGTTTCAGTTGGAGAAGGGGCTTCTGATTGGTACGGGTTGGATGTTTCCTCTTGGTCAAGATCTATCTTAATATCCTTAATTTCCTGAATATCATTATCAATACTTGACTTTAAATCATCCGTGGCTTTTCTGAATTCGGCCATCCCTTTTCCCAAAGACTTGGCCAAATCAGGAAGTTTCTTGGGGCCGAAAACAATCAGGGCCACGATGAGAATGATGATTAATTCTGGGAGACCGATGCCAAACATTGCGGTAGACCTTTTTATTCAAGAATAGAAACTTTTAGGGGTAGTGTCAAGGGCAAAATCGAAAAGCCCTTGGGAGGAACTTGCCCACCTCCATTTTTAAAGGTTGAGTTTTCCTGCCAGGGGTTTCTCCGGTCCGGGCGGAGAGAGCGCCTGGTTTGGCAAAATGAGGCGGCATTCCTTAGATGTTCTAAAAACTGAGGGTAGCAAGTGGAAGAAATCCTTGACAGCAACCCCGGAAATGCTTTAAAAACGAAATACGAAAGTATAGGGAGGAGAAGAAAATGACAACCGGAATTTTGTTGACTACGGAGATTCAAGAGATCCCGTTGGCTCATCGCGGTAAAGTAAGAGACATCTATGACTTAGGGAAACATTTGATGATCGTGGCCACAGACCGAATATCCGCCTTCGACGTGGTGCTATCCAATGGAATTCCCCATAAAGGCCGGGTGCTCAACCAGATTTCCGCTCACTGGTTCCAGACCCTGGAGACCATTGTAGCCCACCACATGGTGACTACCCAATTGGAAAAATTTCCAGGCCTTCCTCAGCCCATTGCAAAGTTGTTAGCCGGACGGGCCATGGTCGTGAAGAAAGCAAAGCCGCTGCCGGTAGAGTGCATCGTCCGGGGATACCTTTCAGGGTCTAGTTGGAATGACTACCAGGAAAAGGGTTCGATCAGCGGCATTGCGCTACCGCCGGGGTTGAAAGAATCCGCGAAGCTGGAAATCCCCTTGTTTACCCCATCGACAAAGGCGGAAGTGGGAAATCATGATGAGAACATCGATTTTTCGGCTACGGTAAAGATATTGGGGAAGGAGTTGGCAGAAGAAATCCGTTCGGTGAGCATTCGAGTGTACCAACAGGCTACCGCTCTGGCCGAGAAGCGGGGGATCCTTATTGCCGATACCAAGTTTGAGTTCGGGCTGGATGAAGACGGGAAGGTTCTGCTTATCGACGAAGCCTTAACTCCGGATTCCTCCCGTTTCTGGCCGCTGGAGGGATATACTCCCGGAGGGCCGCAGAAAAGTTTCGACAAGCAATTTGTCCGGGATTATTTGCTGTCCATCCGTTGGGACAAGAAGCCCCCGGCACCGAACCTTCCGGAGGATGTCGTGCGGAAGACTTCGGAAAAGTACATAGAAGTTTATCAACGGCTTACAGGAAAAGCTTTGGCCATATGAAGAATTTTTGCTGAGCCGTCAAAAAGGAGCGTGAGCCGATGGCGAGAACAGGAATCGTGCAAGACAACCGATACATGGATCATGTAGCGAATTCTTACCACCCTGAATCCCAGGAGCGGCTGCAAGTGGTTTACAAAATGATGCAAGAACCTGACCTGCAAGGAAAGTTGGTAGAAATTCAACCCCGGATGGCCACGGACGAAGAGCTGGAGCTCATTCACGTCCGCAGGTATATTCAGCTGGTGGCCTCTACTGCGGGTCGCGACTTTACCATGCTCGACCCCGATACGTATGCTTGCTCCCAATCCTATGTCACCGCAAAATTAGCTGCTGGAGGGACGCTGGTAGCGGCGGAAAAGGTTATCAAGGGGGAGCTGGACAATGCTTTTGCCTTGATTCGGCCTCCAGGGCATCATGCCGAATCCAACCGGGCCATGGGGTTTTGCCTTTTTAACAACGTAGCCATTGCCGCTGGATATGCCATCAAAACCCATAACGTAAAAAGAGCCCTGATTATCGACTGGGACTTGCATCACGGAAATGGCACTCAGCATTCTTTTTATGAGCGAGCGGACGTACTGTATTTCTCCAGCCATCAGTTTCCCTATTATCCTGGAACGGGATATATAAACGAAATGGGGAGCGGGGCCGGAAAAGGGTTTACGGTTAACGTCCCCCTCCAGGCCGGACCGGGAGATGCTGAATATATGAAGGTTTTCGAAGAGATTCTGGAACCCATTGCTCTGGAATATAAACCAGAAATTGTGTTTGTCTCTGCAGGCTTTGACATTTATTACCAGGACCCGTTGGGGGGCATGCAGGTGACTCCCGCGGGGTTCGCCAACCTGGCTAAAATTGTGTTAGAATTTGCCCGAAAGACCTGTAACGGGAAAGTGGTCTTTGTCCTGGAAGGGGGATACCATTTGAACGGATTGAGGGATTCGATTAAGGAAGTTTTAAAGACTATGCAGGGAGAGATTCTTGCTGAAGGAAGGGACGAGAAGAT
The sequence above is drawn from the Deltaproteobacteria bacterium genome and encodes:
- the tatC gene encoding twin-arginine translocase subunit TatC, producing the protein MSDKKLPLTAHLEELRKRLIYSFLAIGVAFALCYAFIKPIVEILMRPLVQILPQGSTLVFTAVPDAFFTYLKAAFLAGIFFSSPFILYQIWAFVSPGLYQREKKYIFPYLIVSSVFFVGGAFFCYYIVFPVVFRFFLSFASETIRPLPAIKDYLAFTIKLLLAFGLLFQWPALILFLARMGVVSSSILSRNRKYAVLVIFVAAAVLTPPDLVSQLLLAGPLLAMYEGSIWIAKFFGKKEEKAEKEEEK
- a CDS encoding phosphoribosylaminoimidazolesuccinocarboxamide synthase, which gives rise to MTTGILLTTEIQEIPLAHRGKVRDIYDLGKHLMIVATDRISAFDVVLSNGIPHKGRVLNQISAHWFQTLETIVAHHMVTTQLEKFPGLPQPIAKLLAGRAMVVKKAKPLPVECIVRGYLSGSSWNDYQEKGSISGIALPPGLKESAKLEIPLFTPSTKAEVGNHDENIDFSATVKILGKELAEEIRSVSIRVYQQATALAEKRGILIADTKFEFGLDEDGKVLLIDEALTPDSSRFWPLEGYTPGGPQKSFDKQFVRDYLLSIRWDKKPPAPNLPEDVVRKTSEKYIEVYQRLTGKALAI
- a CDS encoding histone deacetylase; its protein translation is MARTGIVQDNRYMDHVANSYHPESQERLQVVYKMMQEPDLQGKLVEIQPRMATDEELELIHVRRYIQLVASTAGRDFTMLDPDTYACSQSYVTAKLAAGGTLVAAEKVIKGELDNAFALIRPPGHHAESNRAMGFCLFNNVAIAAGYAIKTHNVKRALIIDWDLHHGNGTQHSFYERADVLYFSSHQFPYYPGTGYINEMGSGAGKGFTVNVPLQAGPGDAEYMKVFEEILEPIALEYKPEIVFVSAGFDIYYQDPLGGMQVTPAGFANLAKIVLEFARKTCNGKVVFVLEGGYHLNGLRDSIKEVLKTMQGEILAEGRDEKIRGMVDSQMIDPVIRKVKEAQKPFWKNL